A genomic window from Eriocheir sinensis breed Jianghai 21 unplaced genomic scaffold, ASM2467909v1 Scaffold1000, whole genome shotgun sequence includes:
- the LOC126988902 gene encoding histidine-rich glycoprotein-like isoform X2 yields the protein MTLSAVKSEAVHMKPASQKPQVTTSQDKVASAPSQVVLPTPPPKVSLDMRSTRTHGMMECSATKDSVSSKTSKSSDNSDGSGQHDRRHHDTPYQKRNHDRGDNLDHHDRRHHDTPHRRRSHDQGDSPDHHDRRHHDTPHRRGSHDQGDRRHHDTPHRRGSHDQGDRRHHDTPHRRRSHDQGDRRHHDTPHRRRSHDQGDRRHHDTPYRRRSHDQGDSPNHLSYYSDSPDQHDKRHHDTSYRRRSHDQGDSPDHLSYYSDSPDQHDKRHHDTLYRRRSHDQGDRRQLDTPDRSDSPGQKERRYEKHYQNRSHDHYDWDNRRDRHNQRDNKSRCDPCNDNQKNHKGSQEDAESSFPLTRFQQRVLQLLLDIRKTVSDTSTCGGKPADTACTLTIKRNNSLEEVQNLEDELVNPSYFMEVCNQCVRIGGYNKRYGL from the exons ATGACTTTGTCAGCAGTGAAAAGTG AAGCTGTCCACATGAAGCCAGCCTCACAGAAGCCACAGGTCACAACCTCTCAAGATAAGGTAGCTTCTGCTCCTTCACAGGTTGTACTTCCAACACCTCCTCCTAAGGTGTCTTTGGATATGCGGTCCACCAGAACCCATGGGATGATGGAGTGCAGTGCAACAAAAGATTCGGTATCCAGCAAGACATCCAAGTCATCTGACAACAGTGATGGCAGTGGCCAGCATGACAGGAGACATCATGACACGCCTTACCAAAAAAGAAACCATGATCGAGGTGACAATCTTGACCACCATGACAGGAGACACCATGACACACCTCACCGAAGAAGAAGCCATGACCAAGGTGACAGTCCCGACCACCATGACAGGAGACACCATGACACACCTCACCGAAGAGGAAGCCATGACCAAGGTGACAGGAGACACCATGACACACCTCACCGAAGAGGAAGCCATGACCAAGGTGACAGGAGACACCATGACACACCTCACCGAAGAAGAAGCCATGACCAAG GTGACAGGAGACACCATGACACACCTCACCGAAGAAGAAGCCATGACCAAGGTGACAGGAGACATCATGACACACCTTACCGAAGAAGAAGCCATGACCAAGGTGACAGTCCCAACCACCTATCTTACTATAGTGACAGTCCCGACCAGCATGACAAGAGGCACCATGACACATCTTACCGAAGAAGAAGCCATGACCAAGGTGACAGTCCCGACCACCTATCTTACTATAGTGACAGTCCCGACCAGCATGACAAGAGGCACCATGACACACTTTACCGAAGAAGAAGCCATGACCAAGGTGACAGGAGACAGCTTGACACACCTGACCGAAGTGATAGCCCTGgccagaaggagaggagatatgaaaaACACTATCAAAATAGAAGTCATGACCACTATGACTGGGACAATAGACGTGATAGACACAACCAGAGAGACAACAAGAGCAGGTGTGACCCTTGTAATGACAATCAAAAGAATCACAAAGGTAGCCAGGAAGATGCTGAATCCAGCTTCCCTCTAACTA GATTTCAGCAGCGAGTGTTACAACTTCTGTTGGACATCAGGAAAACTGTTTCGGATACGAGCACATGTGGTGGTAAACCAGCTGACACAGCTTGTACTCTTACAATCAAACGGAATAATTCCCTGGAAGAAGTGCAGAATCTAGAGGATGAATTGGTTAATCCCAGTTATTTCATGGAAGTGTGCAACCAGTGCGTCCGCATAGGTGGCTATAATAAGAGATATGGTCTCTAA
- the LOC126988902 gene encoding histidine-rich glycoprotein-like isoform X3, translating to MTLSAVKSEAVHMKPASQKPQVTTSQDKVASAPSQVVLPTPPPKVSLDMRSTRTHGMMECSATKDSVSSKTSKSSDNSDGSGQHDRRHHDTPYQKRNHDRGDNLDHHDRRHHDTPHRRRSHDQGDSPDHHDRRHHDTPHRRGSHDQGDRRHHDTPHRRGSHDQGDRRHHDTPHRRGSHDQGDRRHHDTPHRRRSHDQGDRRHHDTPYRRRSHDQGDSPNHLSYYSDSPDQHDKRHHDTSYRRRSHDQGDSPDHLSYYSDSPDQHDKRHHDTLYRRRSHDQGDRRQLDTPDRSDSPGQKERRYEKHYQNRSHDHYDWDNRRDRHNQRDNKSRCDPCNDNQKNHKGSQEDAESSFPLTRFQQRVLQLLLDIRKTVSDTSTCGGKPADTACTLTIKRNNSLEEVQNLEDELVNPSYFMEVCNQCVRIGGYNKRYGL from the exons ATGACTTTGTCAGCAGTGAAAAGTG AAGCTGTCCACATGAAGCCAGCCTCACAGAAGCCACAGGTCACAACCTCTCAAGATAAGGTAGCTTCTGCTCCTTCACAGGTTGTACTTCCAACACCTCCTCCTAAGGTGTCTTTGGATATGCGGTCCACCAGAACCCATGGGATGATGGAGTGCAGTGCAACAAAAGATTCGGTATCCAGCAAGACATCCAAGTCATCTGACAACAGTGATGGCAGTGGCCAGCATGACAGGAGACATCATGACACGCCTTACCAAAAAAGAAACCATGATCGAGGTGACAATCTTGACCACCATGACAGGAGACACCATGACACACCTCACCGAAGAAGAAGCCATGACCAAGGTGACAGTCCCGACCACCATGACAGGAGACACCATGACACACCTCACCGAAGAGGAAGCCATGACCAAGGTGACAGGAGACACCATGACACACCTCACCGAAGAGGAAGCCATGACCAAG GTGACAGGAGACACCATGACACACCTCACCGAAGAGGAAGCCATGACCAAGGTGACAGGAGACACCATGACACACCTCACCGAAGAAGAAGCCATGACCAAGGTGACAGGAGACATCATGACACACCTTACCGAAGAAGAAGCCATGACCAAGGTGACAGTCCCAACCACCTATCTTACTATAGTGACAGTCCCGACCAGCATGACAAGAGGCACCATGACACATCTTACCGAAGAAGAAGCCATGACCAAGGTGACAGTCCCGACCACCTATCTTACTATAGTGACAGTCCCGACCAGCATGACAAGAGGCACCATGACACACTTTACCGAAGAAGAAGCCATGACCAAGGTGACAGGAGACAGCTTGACACACCTGACCGAAGTGATAGCCCTGgccagaaggagaggagatatgaaaaACACTATCAAAATAGAAGTCATGACCACTATGACTGGGACAATAGACGTGATAGACACAACCAGAGAGACAACAAGAGCAGGTGTGACCCTTGTAATGACAATCAAAAGAATCACAAAGGTAGCCAGGAAGATGCTGAATCCAGCTTCCCTCTAACTA GATTTCAGCAGCGAGTGTTACAACTTCTGTTGGACATCAGGAAAACTGTTTCGGATACGAGCACATGTGGTGGTAAACCAGCTGACACAGCTTGTACTCTTACAATCAAACGGAATAATTCCCTGGAAGAAGTGCAGAATCTAGAGGATGAATTGGTTAATCCCAGTTATTTCATGGAAGTGTGCAACCAGTGCGTCCGCATAGGTGGCTATAATAAGAGATATGGTCTCTAA
- the LOC126988902 gene encoding histidine-rich glycoprotein-like isoform X4: protein MTLSAVKSEAVHMKPASQKPQVTTSQDKVASAPSQVVLPTPPPKVSLDMRSTRTHGMMECSATKDSVSSKTSKSSDNSDGSGQHDRRHHDTPYQKRNHDRGDNLDHHDRRHHDTPHRRRSHDQGDRRHHDTPHRRGSHDQGDRRHHDTPHRRRSHDQGDRRHHDTPHRRGSHDQGDRRHHDTPHRRRSHDQGDRRHHDTPYRRRSHDQGDSPNHLSYYSDSPDQHDKRHHDTSYRRRSHDQGDSPDHLSYYSDSPDQHDKRHHDTLYRRRSHDQGDRRQLDTPDRSDSPGQKERRYEKHYQNRSHDHYDWDNRRDRHNQRDNKSRCDPCNDNQKNHKGSQEDAESSFPLTRFQQRVLQLLLDIRKTVSDTSTCGGKPADTACTLTIKRNNSLEEVQNLEDELVNPSYFMEVCNQCVRIGGYNKRYGL, encoded by the exons ATGACTTTGTCAGCAGTGAAAAGTG AAGCTGTCCACATGAAGCCAGCCTCACAGAAGCCACAGGTCACAACCTCTCAAGATAAGGTAGCTTCTGCTCCTTCACAGGTTGTACTTCCAACACCTCCTCCTAAGGTGTCTTTGGATATGCGGTCCACCAGAACCCATGGGATGATGGAGTGCAGTGCAACAAAAGATTCGGTATCCAGCAAGACATCCAAGTCATCTGACAACAGTGATGGCAGTGGCCAGCATGACAGGAGACATCATGACACGCCTTACCAAAAAAGAAACCATGATCGAGGTGACAATCTTGACCACCATGACAGGAGACACCATGACACACCTCACCGAAGAAGAAGCCATGACCAAG GTGACAGGAGACACCATGACACACCTCACCGAAGAGGAAGCCATGACCAAGGTGACAGGAGACACCATGACACACCTCACCGAAGAAGAAGCCATGACCAAGGTGACAGGAGACACCATGACACACCTCACCGAAGAGGAAGCCATGACCAAGGTGACAGGAGACACCATGACACACCTCACCGAAGAAGAAGCCATGACCAAGGTGACAGGAGACATCATGACACACCTTACCGAAGAAGAAGCCATGACCAAGGTGACAGTCCCAACCACCTATCTTACTATAGTGACAGTCCCGACCAGCATGACAAGAGGCACCATGACACATCTTACCGAAGAAGAAGCCATGACCAAGGTGACAGTCCCGACCACCTATCTTACTATAGTGACAGTCCCGACCAGCATGACAAGAGGCACCATGACACACTTTACCGAAGAAGAAGCCATGACCAAGGTGACAGGAGACAGCTTGACACACCTGACCGAAGTGATAGCCCTGgccagaaggagaggagatatgaaaaACACTATCAAAATAGAAGTCATGACCACTATGACTGGGACAATAGACGTGATAGACACAACCAGAGAGACAACAAGAGCAGGTGTGACCCTTGTAATGACAATCAAAAGAATCACAAAGGTAGCCAGGAAGATGCTGAATCCAGCTTCCCTCTAACTA GATTTCAGCAGCGAGTGTTACAACTTCTGTTGGACATCAGGAAAACTGTTTCGGATACGAGCACATGTGGTGGTAAACCAGCTGACACAGCTTGTACTCTTACAATCAAACGGAATAATTCCCTGGAAGAAGTGCAGAATCTAGAGGATGAATTGGTTAATCCCAGTTATTTCATGGAAGTGTGCAACCAGTGCGTCCGCATAGGTGGCTATAATAAGAGATATGGTCTCTAA
- the LOC126988902 gene encoding histidine-rich glycoprotein-like isoform X1: MTLSAVKSEAVHMKPASQKPQVTTSQDKVASAPSQVVLPTPPPKVSLDMRSTRTHGMMECSATKDSVSSKTSKSSDNSDGSGQHDRRHHDTPYQKRNHDRGDNLDHHDRRHHDTPHRRRSHDQGDSPDHHDRRHHDTPHRRGSHDQGDRRHHDTPHRRGSHDQGDRRHHDTPHRRRSHDQGDRRHHDTPHRRGSHDQGDRRHHDTPHRRRSHDQGDRRHHDTPYRRRSHDQGDSPNHLSYYSDSPDQHDKRHHDTSYRRRSHDQGDSPDHLSYYSDSPDQHDKRHHDTLYRRRSHDQGDRRQLDTPDRSDSPGQKERRYEKHYQNRSHDHYDWDNRRDRHNQRDNKSRCDPCNDNQKNHKGSQEDAESSFPLTRFQQRVLQLLLDIRKTVSDTSTCGGKPADTACTLTIKRNNSLEEVQNLEDELVNPSYFMEVCNQCVRIGGYNKRYGL, translated from the exons ATGACTTTGTCAGCAGTGAAAAGTG AAGCTGTCCACATGAAGCCAGCCTCACAGAAGCCACAGGTCACAACCTCTCAAGATAAGGTAGCTTCTGCTCCTTCACAGGTTGTACTTCCAACACCTCCTCCTAAGGTGTCTTTGGATATGCGGTCCACCAGAACCCATGGGATGATGGAGTGCAGTGCAACAAAAGATTCGGTATCCAGCAAGACATCCAAGTCATCTGACAACAGTGATGGCAGTGGCCAGCATGACAGGAGACATCATGACACGCCTTACCAAAAAAGAAACCATGATCGAGGTGACAATCTTGACCACCATGACAGGAGACACCATGACACACCTCACCGAAGAAGAAGCCATGACCAAGGTGACAGTCCCGACCACCATGACAGGAGACACCATGACACACCTCACCGAAGAGGAAGCCATGACCAAGGTGACAGGAGACACCATGACACACCTCACCGAAGAGGAAGCCATGACCAAGGTGACAGGAGACACCATGACACACCTCACCGAAGAAGAAGCCATGACCAAGGTGACAGGAGACACCATGACACACCTCACCGAAGAGGAAGCCATGACCAAGGTGACAGGAGACACCATGACACACCTCACCGAAGAAGAAGCCATGACCAAGGTGACAGGAGACATCATGACACACCTTACCGAAGAAGAAGCCATGACCAAGGTGACAGTCCCAACCACCTATCTTACTATAGTGACAGTCCCGACCAGCATGACAAGAGGCACCATGACACATCTTACCGAAGAAGAAGCCATGACCAAGGTGACAGTCCCGACCACCTATCTTACTATAGTGACAGTCCCGACCAGCATGACAAGAGGCACCATGACACACTTTACCGAAGAAGAAGCCATGACCAAGGTGACAGGAGACAGCTTGACACACCTGACCGAAGTGATAGCCCTGgccagaaggagaggagatatgaaaaACACTATCAAAATAGAAGTCATGACCACTATGACTGGGACAATAGACGTGATAGACACAACCAGAGAGACAACAAGAGCAGGTGTGACCCTTGTAATGACAATCAAAAGAATCACAAAGGTAGCCAGGAAGATGCTGAATCCAGCTTCCCTCTAACTA GATTTCAGCAGCGAGTGTTACAACTTCTGTTGGACATCAGGAAAACTGTTTCGGATACGAGCACATGTGGTGGTAAACCAGCTGACACAGCTTGTACTCTTACAATCAAACGGAATAATTCCCTGGAAGAAGTGCAGAATCTAGAGGATGAATTGGTTAATCCCAGTTATTTCATGGAAGTGTGCAACCAGTGCGTCCGCATAGGTGGCTATAATAAGAGATATGGTCTCTAA